Part of the Sphingomonas morindae genome, CGAGACGCTGCGCGACGCGGGCTATCGCGTGATCGAGGCGCATGACGGCCGCGCCGCCCTGTCGCTGTTCAAGCGGCAGGCGGTGCCGCCGACGCTGGTGCTGTCCGACGTGATGATGCCGGGCCTGGACGGTTTCAGCCTCGCCGAGGAAATCCGCCGGCGCGCGCCCGCCACCGAGGTTGTGCTGATGAGCGGCTATGCCGGCGTGGACGGGCCGCAGCCCGCCGCCGAGCGGGTGGCGCTGACCAAGCCCTTCACCCCGGCCGATCTGCTCGCCTGCGTGCGCGCCGCGCTCGCCGGCAAGACGGTGCCGCCCGCGCCGCTGACGGGCGTGCCGCAGGGCTGAGCCCCGCGCCGCGCCGGCGCCGCCGGCGCGCGCTCAGCCGGCGATCCCCGCCGCCGCCAGCACCGCCAGCGTGACGAGATCGGAGGCGGTCGATGTCATCGAGGCGATCTGCACGGGGTGGCTCATATTCACGAGCATCGGCCCGATCACCGTCTCTCCGCCCAATTCCTTGAGCAGCTTGACCGAGAGATTGCCGGATTGCAGCCCCGGCATCACCAGCACATTGGCGGGCCCGGACAGGCGGCTGAACGGATAATGTTTGGTCATGGCCGGGTTGAGCGCGACGTCCGGCGCCATTTCGCCCTCATATTCGAAATCGACGCCGCGCGCGTCGAGCGTCGCCACCGCCGCGCGGATATGATCGAGCCACTCGCCCGGCGGATTGCCGAAATTGGAATAGGAGAGGAAGGCGACGCGCGGCTCCTGGCCCATGCGCCGCGCCACCGCCGCCGTCTGTTCCGCGATGTCTGCAAGCTGCGCCGGGCTCGGCCGTTCGATGACCGTGGTATCGGCCATGAACACCGAATGGTTGCGGCCCACCGCGAGATGGATGCCGAAGGGCGTGTGGCCGGGCGCGGGCGCGATCACCCGGCCGACCTCGTTCAGCGTCTGCCGGAAATGGCGGGTGACACCGGTGATCATCACGTCGGCCTCGCCCATTTCCAGCAGCAGGGCGCCGAAGATGTTGCGATCGCGGTTGACCATCCGCTCCACGTCGCGGCGCATGAAGCCCTGCCGCTGGAGCCGCGCATAGAGCCGCTCCACCATGTCGGGCACCAGCGGCGAGATGCGGCTGTTGTGCAGCTCGAAGCTGTCCGGATCGGCGACGCCGAGCTTGGCGAGCCGCTCGTGCACATCGTCGCGGCCGACCAGCACCGGCACGCCATAGCCGCCCTCCTTGAAGGCGATCGCCGCGCGCAGCACCACCTCCTCCTCGGCCTCGGCGAAGAGCACGCGCTTGGGCGCGGCGCGCGCCTGTTCATAGACCGAGGTGAGCACGGCGGTGACGGGGTTGAGCCGCGCCTTCAGTCGCTCGCGATAGGCGCCCATGTCGTGGATCGGCTTGCGGGCGACGCCGCTGTCCATCGCCGCCTGGGCGACGGCGGCGGGCACCACCTCCATCAGCCGGGGATCGAACGGGGTCGGGATGATGTAATCGGCGCCGAAGCTGTGCTGCCGGCCATAGGCGACCGCCACCTCCTCCGGCACCTGGCTGCGCGCCAGCGCCGCCAGCGCGCGCGCGGCGGCGACCTTCATCTCCTCGTTGATGGTCGTCGCGCGGACATCCAGCGCGCCCCGGAAGATGAAGGGGAAGCCGAGCACATTGTTGACCTGGTTCGGATAGTCCGAACGGCCGGTGGCGATGATCGCATCCGGCGCGGCGGCCAGCGCATCGGCCGGGGTGATTTCCGGATCGGGATTGGCCATGGCGAAGATGATCGGCCGGGGCGCCATGCTGCGCACCATCTCGGGTGTCAGCGCGCCGGCGACCGAGAGGCCGAAAAACACGTCCGCGCCGGCGATCGCCTCGGCCAGGGTGCGCGCGGAGGTTTCCACCGCATGGGCCGATTTCCACTGGTTCATGCCCTGCTCGCGGCCCTTGTAGATCACCCCCTTGCTATCGCAGAGGATGACATTGTCCGGCCGCACGCCGAGCGCCTTGGCAAGCTCGGTGCAGGAGATGGAGGCCGCGCCCGCGCCGTTCACCACCATCTTGATATCGGCGAGATCGCGGCCGGTGAGATGGGCGGCGTTGAGCAGGCCGGCGGCGGAGATGATCGCGGTGCCGTGCTGATCATCGTGGAAGACCGGGATGTTCATCCGCTCGCGCAGCGTCTGCTCGATGACGAAGCATTCGGGCGCCTTGATGTCTTCGAGGTTGATGCCGCCGAAGCTCGGCTCCATCAGCTCGACCGCGGCGATGAAGCGATCGACATCCTCGG contains:
- a CDS encoding NADP-dependent malic enzyme; this translates as MTERLETADREALLFHSTGRPGKIEIVASKPMATQRDLALAYSPGVAVPVKAIAADPSTAYDYTAKGNLVAVISNGTAILGLGNLGALASKPVMEGKAVLFKRFADIDSIDLELATEDVDRFIAAVELMEPSFGGINLEDIKAPECFVIEQTLRERMNIPVFHDDQHGTAIISAAGLLNAAHLTGRDLADIKMVVNGAGAASISCTELAKALGVRPDNVILCDSKGVIYKGREQGMNQWKSAHAVETSARTLAEAIAGADVFFGLSVAGALTPEMVRSMAPRPIIFAMANPDPEITPADALAAAPDAIIATGRSDYPNQVNNVLGFPFIFRGALDVRATTINEEMKVAAARALAALARSQVPEEVAVAYGRQHSFGADYIIPTPFDPRLMEVVPAAVAQAAMDSGVARKPIHDMGAYRERLKARLNPVTAVLTSVYEQARAAPKRVLFAEAEEEVVLRAAIAFKEGGYGVPVLVGRDDVHERLAKLGVADPDSFELHNSRISPLVPDMVERLYARLQRQGFMRRDVERMVNRDRNIFGALLLEMGEADVMITGVTRHFRQTLNEVGRVIAPAPGHTPFGIHLAVGRNHSVFMADTTVIERPSPAQLADIAEQTAAVARRMGQEPRVAFLSYSNFGNPPGEWLDHIRAAVATLDARGVDFEYEGEMAPDVALNPAMTKHYPFSRLSGPANVLVMPGLQSGNLSVKLLKELGGETVIGPMLVNMSHPVQIASMTSTASDLVTLAVLAAAGIAG